GCAACAGTAATGCAAAACGGTCATGTTCAATTAAGCCAGGACAAAAACTATTACAGCGTTCCGTATCAATATGTAAAGAAGAAAGCCAAGCTGTTATATACCAAATCAACGGTAGAGATTTATTATAAATACAATCGAATAGCTGTACATCCAAGAAACTACAAACCTTATGTCTATACAACAACTCCTGAGCATTTAGCCAGTACACATCAATTTGTAGCCCAATGGAGTGCTGCCCGCTTCATTGAATGGGCTAATAATATTGATGAGTCAGTAGGAGAATATATAATGCAGATAATCGAAAGCAGAAATCATCCAGAACAGGCTTATAAAAGCTGTTTAGGAATACTGAATTTTGAAAAAAAGGTAGGCAGACAGCGATTAATAAATGCCTGCAGGCGGGCACTTGATTTTAAAATTTACAATTTTAAGACCATACAAAACATTTTAGAAAACAACTTGGATCATATTGATTTTGATCAAGAACCTGAGCAGGAACTTCCCGATCACAGTAACATAAGAGGAAAACACTATTATAACTAAATTAAATCTTGAAAAAATGAATGAATCCACAGTAACCAAAATGAAACAAATGAAGCTTTATGGCATGTTTAATGCTTTTAAAACAGCCATTGAAAGCGGGAAAACAGATCATTATACCCTTGACCAGTTTGTATCGATGATTATTGATGCAGAATGGGATGAAAGGTACAATCGTCGTATTGAACGAAGTATCACTAATGCCAAATTCCATTACAAATCAAATATTGAAAGTATCAATTTTGATGTATCACGTAACCTGGACCGAAACATGGTACTGCGTCTGGCAGAATGCGAATTTATAGAGAAAAACGAAAACATTTTAATCACTGGAAGCACCGGTGTCGGTAAAAGTTATTTAGGTACTGCATTAGGTTATCAAGCCTGTATACAGGGTTTTAAGGTAAGTTATTTTAATACCTCAAAATTGTTCGCTAGACTAAAAATGGCTAAAGCAGATGGTACTTATCTACGGGAACTTACCAAAATACAAAGACAGGATGTTATAATACTTGATGATTTTGGACTTCAGGCACTTGACAGCCATAACCGAATTACTCTTTTGGAGATCATAGAGGACAGGCATAATAACGGCTCTATAATCGTGACATCACAAATACCAGTTCAAGGCTGGTATGATATAATTGGAGAAAAAACGATAGCCGATGCAATATTAGACAGACTTATACACCAATCTCATAGGCTTGAATTACATGGAGAATCCATGAGAAAGAAAAGAGGAATAAACAAAGAGTGATATTTTATTATATTTGAATACTAATTAACAGATGAAAAAATATAGTTTTTAATCAAAACGGAGGTGCTCACTTTGCACCGGAATTAGGTGGTCATTTTGAACTGGAATCAGGTGCTCACTTTAAAACGGAATGGGGTGATCAATATAACCGGAATTTGCAACTAAGATCATTATGATTGTGTAAATGAAAAATAAAACCTAATTTTGAAAAATAGTCTAGTCTGGCTAAATCTGATGGTATTTTATTTATTGCAATAATTATATTGTCTATATATTGTTCAATATTTACTTTCTTCTCAATTAAACTTTCTAAAGAAAATATTAGATATTCCAAATTATAATGATAGCTCTTACAATATAATTCAGAGTAAAAAACATCACTATCTTTAATATTTTTTATTTGGCTATAAATCTCGGTAGTAAAATGAATATCAAATTCTGCCAACTCAGCACAAATTGTATTAACTATTTCATATCGTGTCCAATCTTGTGAAAAAGCATTTATAAGTACTTTTAATCTGTCTTTTGTAGCAGTAAAATCTTTTCTATTAGTTTGGATATTTTTTTTAAATATCTTGAAAAGTAGAATGTTTAAATAGACAAGCGAGGAATCTGAATTTAATTCTTTTTCAATTGAAAAATATATCTCTTTAATTTTTATTAAAAAATGATTTTTCAATGAGTCCTCTTCTGCAAATTTTTCAAAAATTAATGATACCGCCCATGATTTGAAATATATTTCATTAAACAAATTTAAATGAGAAATTAAATTTTCAATATTTATAAATTTAACGTCAACATTATCAATACTATTTTCAATACCAGTTAATAAACAAAAATCTCTACTAACTGAATTATTTAATCTTTTAGAAATATCCACTGCGAAATGTAAATCAACAGAGCTAATGTTTTTAATCACATTTGTAAATACCAATTTTTGATTCGCTGTACATTGAATTAATGAGTCAACAGTGATATTTAGAATATTATAATTTTTTGATCTTAAATTTTTTAAAATGGGACTATTACATTTAAACAAAGATTTGTAAACTAAAGATAAACTTTCAGCTTTTATTAGCAAATCTTCCTCTGTTTCAATTTCTGATATTATTTCGTCTAAAATTTCAAATGATTTATCTGGGGCTTCAGATAGTTTAATGTTGAAAATATTGATTTTGTATCGAATTTTATTTATGAACAACCCCTTATCAATTATTAATTGATCTATTGAGTTTAGTTTTTTCAATAGATTTTTCTTATCATCAATGCTTTTTACAAGTAATATTTTTGAAGACAATAGAATTAATATTTCCAAGTTTATCAAATTATTTACATTTGACGATAATAAAATATCAAAGGTTTTATCTATAAGTTTTTCTAAACCTTCAGTAGCAGTTTTAATATTTTCTAAATATAACCTTGTTAACTTTATTTTCTCAATTGAATCATCAATTTTATCAATCTCATTAAGAATTTTATCTAAGGAAAAATTGCTTAAAATGTATCCTAAAGCACGAGCAATCTTTCGTGATTTTATATTATTAAATTTTTCTAACTTTTCATTTGCTGATTCTTTCTTGTCATTATCAACTTCGTTATTTAACGACATCATAGAAAGTTTGGCAACTATTAAATCATTTATATTAGAACTATCAATCTCTTTATTGTCAAGAATTTTCAAAGCCATTGATGGATCAATGTATAAAAGATCAGAAACGATGTCATATATATCATCTCCACTATTAGAAAAATCACTGTTCTCAAATAGATCTTCAATATCAGAAAGTAAAATTTCTTCAATTATATTATTGTCTAGTTTTTGCTTTTTAGCAATTAAACAATATAGTTTTAATCTTTCGACATTGATAACAGACTTATTTGCTATGTTTAATGCGCCATCATAATCTTTGAAAGCTAACTTGGTGGTAACATCTGATAATAGCTCTAAATTATTTTGTAAATAATTAAAAAAACTGCCTTTTATTGATAAATGAACTAAATTGTTTTGTAATTTTAATTGATTAGATGCATTATTTCCAATATTAATTATGGAATTTATTTTATTTAAGTTACCGGTATGTCTAAATGAATTAATTAAAAGTTCATCAGTCATTTCAGAATGTATATCAGTCCATCTTTTTCTGTCAAAAAGTAGTTTTATTAGTTCTATTTTCTTATCCAAGTCGGACGTCTTATTCAATAATTTGATTAAACCATTTTCAACCCAATCTAAATTATTATTAAATTTTTCTGAAATAGAAATTTTATATGAATCTGAAATAAAGCTCAAATTATTACCTTCACATTTAACAAAATCTATATTTGATAATATTTGAGATATCTGTTCTTTATCTATTTCCATTATAAATGAAATATCCTCTAAAGATATTTTATTTGGACTTAATGATAATAATGACAATATCTTAGCAATAGTATCATTAGATAAGTCGATTTTTTCTAATTCAATATTAATCCACTCCTTATAATTTTCTGATTCCATTATCTTTGATAAGGAGATGTTTTTTTCCAGTTGTCTTTTAATTAAAAACAATCGTGATGGAAGTCCTCTAGTAATTTTAAAAATATCATCTTCCTCTCTTTGACTTATTTCAGATACATTGAGATAATATTTAATGTCATTTATAGAAATTCCTACAACTTTTATGCTTGTTGATAAATTAATTTTGCTAAGACCCTTAATTTCCTTTTTAAAGATTGCATCATCACCTGTAATAATATATCGAAACTCCGTCTGTCCTAAAAATAAAAGTTCTTCTATTTCTTTTAGTAGACCAACAGAGTCACTTAATCCATCAATTACAAAATAAATTTTTTTGCCCTTGTAATTTTTTCTTAGTTTAGTAAGCAATGTACGATAGCGGTCAATATTAAGTTCGTCATTATCAATTTCGTCTAATTTAAAACCTACTTGATTAATTATATTCTCTAAAAAATAATTAACTGAATAATCCATTTTGTTATGAGGATTAAAAAAAACAGAAAAAGTTATTTTATCGAATTTTTTTACAAATTCTTGACAGATAATTGTTTTTCCAGAGCCTTCTTCCCCTTTTAAAAATACAACCTGATTATCATTTAAGAGCTCTTCTAATTCTGTAATATATTGTTTTCTATCTATCGACGGAACAATATTATAGTTAAATCCCATTGAAAAATCGTAGGTGTGTAGTACTTTTGCTTCCAAAGACATTTTAAATTTATTTTATTAATTAAGAAAGAAATTTCGTAAATATAGAAAATAATTAATCCCTTTTAATTAAAAGAAAAAATAAAGGTGTTGAATTATTAGAATTATTTTAATTGTATGGGTTCAGAATTCCTTTAGCACTAAATTTATTTCCCAAATTATTTCCATTATAAATGTACTGAGTTTTATGATCTAAGTAAGTGCTTCCTTCTTCACTATCTGTTTTTTATAAAATTCCAAATCATATATTTCATTGATAACAGCCACTATTTCTTTTTCTTTCATTAAAATGATTCGATAAGTGGTTACAATGAGTTATTAAATAGTGCCATCTTATCTGTTCACTTAATTTTCAGCGGGTACTACTCTAAATTTTTTTTCAGTTAGTCATATCCATAGGAGTGAATCGCAGTCTCACGATTCTTGTTCTGTTTGAATTTTCTCTTTCCATCATTTTTCCTTTTCATTGTTTGCAAACTCTTCTTCTTTGAATGTCTCCACCATCGAGTTCCCAGGTAATGGGTGGCTATAATGGACATATTCTGTACATAATACTATTCTGGTTAGCTTTTTTTTGAGAATCCTTTTTTATCATAAATTTTTTCAAAAGAAAAAGGGGAAAAAGAAAGCAGTTGCAAAATTGGAAATGAATAAATGGAGTGATATAAATCTCGAAGGGTGGTAAGGCGAGGAACGAGGCTTGTCATTATACGCACTTCGTTTTTCAATTTCCAATAACTTGGGTTGCTTTTTCTTCTTTTTTAAGAAAATTTAATCGCCTCTATCTATACTAACATAAGAAAATGACGAAAGAATTATAATAGAAAACAAAAAAGAGACTTGAAGTCTCTTTGTGGAATTAATGTATCTTTATAACAGATTATTTATTGATTAGTTTTTCAAGTCTTGTCATCATTTCATCTTTCTCTTTTAACATACGCTCGTACAAAGCGATTTTCTCATCATATAACTGAACAATTTTATCAACGGGATTGAAAGAAGGTTGGTAGCTAAATCCGGAAGCAACCGCATTATCCTTAAAGTCTTGAAAGGAATAAGTATTTGCAATAACATTCACAGCCTGCTCCTCATCAAAATTCTGAAAAGCCTCAACTGGTATTTTTAATACAGCTGAGATTTGTTTTAGCAGATTGTCTTCAATTACATCTTTCTGCTCCAGCATAGAAATTTTCTTTTGGTTCCAGTCTTCTCCCAGATCATAAGCCAATGCCTCCTGCTTGATGTTAAGCATTTCTCTAAAACGTTTTACGTTTCTTCCCTGATGTATTTTTTGTTCCATAGCGAGTACAATTTCTGAAGGCTCAAAGATAAAGCCATCTGTATTAAAAAGTGTGAATTTCAAAGATAAAAAAATATCCGTAAAATATCCCTTTGTTCAGATAGTATATCCAAATCAGGAATAGTTTATCCTTTTGAAAGAATAGAACTTCGTTGGTGAATCGTAAGCTACTCACTATGAAAAAGAATAAAAACTATAAGACAGAAAAAAGGCTTATAAAAACAAGGACACAAGCAAAAAAGGTATTAAGTATGTTTTGGCAGGATCCTGAAAAAATGAATATCGAAAAAGGAATTGCAACACTGCTCAATAAACTCAACAATCCCGGGCTCAACCTGTTATTCGACAACTATCCTGATCTTTTAGAGCAATACGGTTTACAGGAACTGCTTTCAGGTAATCTGGAAATCCCTAACACCAAAATACAGGACGTCAAGACCGCAGGACTGCTTACGTGTCTGGAATTACTGGTCTATTTTTGTCATGACCTGAAAGAAAACCCAAATCCGGCTGACAAGCATTTTGATAGCCTCCGGTATATTTTAAAATCCATTACAGCATCACAATTTGTAAAAGAATTGCTTCTTGTTGTAATCACAGTGACAGGAGTAGACTATTATAAAAAATATCGGCAGAAAATAGAGCACTTCGATTTTGACAAACAAAACGCCATACTTCTGGAAAACGACCCTGAACTGCAGGAACACCTCAGCCTGATGGTTTGGTTTGCAATGTCCAGGCTGTTTATAGAGTCAGTATACGTGTATTTCGACCATCCAAAACAAAACCATAAAACCAAAACCGTATGAAAACCGCAGCAAAACTTTCATTCCCACAGCTCCAAAACGAATATCTGGAAAACATCCTGCGCCAGTCGGTCAGTCAGCATGCTATCGTTCAGGTATTTTTTACAGTAGAGCCTTCTCCCCTTTTTTCACAACTCATCATTCATACCGAAAAAAACACCGCTATCCTGAACAAATGGGTGGAAAAAGTGAGAAACCAGTATCACATCAATGTGTGTTGGGTCTATTCTTCAAAACTGCATCGTCAGTATGCTTTGGGTTCGCCTTTCATTGCATTCTACTGCCGTCCGGCTGCTGTAATCTATCAAAATGAAACGTTAGAAGAAGCTATTTTCAAAACAAAAGAATGGAAAAAATACAAAAAGAAATTTAACACGTATCAAAACAACTTTTACCACGATCACGAACTTCAGAAATGGCAGATTAAAAACCTCATGGCAGATGGCGCCTCAAACAGTGTTTTCACATCCTATGCAAGACTGATAGAATATGACCTCGAGTGTTTAGAAGAACTCTATACCGGAAACACTTTCAACACACTAAATCTGAACGAAAGAATCCGGAACCTGACCACATGCATTCCCGAAATTCAAAAATACTTCGTACAAAACAGCCGCAACCGCTATTTCCTTACCGATCTTTTCACAAAAGCAAAAGAAGCCGCCTCAGAAGGTGATGCAATCTACAGGGATGAAATGTACCAGTCAGTCGAAATTACAGAGCAAAATCTGCTTCGCTTAGCCACAGAACGTTATGACGATTTAAAGAAACAAATCAAAAAAGAAGCCGCTAAAAAACAAGAGCTTCCCCATCAAATTGAGAACAAACCAAAAGACAGCATCCTTGACACCGCCATCGAAAGCATCCTAAATTCGGCTGAAGTCGAACAGATTTACATATTCCGTCAAATCACCTATGGCGAAAAAACAACGTATTACCTGTTGCTCATTGCCGATACGGTTGGCAACGAAAAATTAAAAACAGTAACCCAATCCCTCAAAAGCAAATGGGGCGACCAATACGATTTTGTACTGTTAAGCCACAGCCGTTACTGGATTCAGAAAAACCTGTATCTGTATCAGCATTTCTTTGCCGGTATTATGCAGGACCAAAATCTCATCTGGTCGTCTGAACCGTACCACCCTGATTTGCATTGGGAAGTACCTTACGAACCGTTTCATGCCGATTTGCATTTTTACTATAAAGCAGCCAAAAATGTGGCTTTCCAATTTTTTGCAATAGACGGCAATCCCAAACAAAACTACCAGGGTTTAGATTACCTGTTTACATTGTTTTTTCTGTCGTTTTGCAGAACCTATATTTTTGTAAAAACATACTACCTGCCCAATTACCTGTCCTCGCAGTCCTTATGGCAGCTGTGCAGTTACGCAGATCCCGACATAAGAAAATACAATTACCTGATCGAACAATTCTGGACAGACATTTTTCTTTACACAGACAAACACATGACCCTCCACCACAGACTGTCAAAACTCAGCAAAGAGCAGGTCAGTCAAATGAACATCATCGTCGAAAAACTAATCTTCGAATTACACCATCTGGTTATTGAAGGAAAATTAATATACTCTGACAAAGACGAAGAAGAGGAATAAACTCCGAGGCAAAGCAGAAACAATTTTCACCCCTCAGTGGAATCGAAGGATTTATGGAAACAAAAGGCTTCGATAAGTAATTCTTTTGCCCTCAAAAAGATTTACGATTTTATCTGGAAATAGCATAGAACTAATTACAAATCAGTTTCATTGTTTACCTAATGCCATTGGGGAGTTATACAAAAGCCGTTGGTAAGTAGAAATCTTTTTCAGAGATATAATCAAGCAGTTACTTCATATAAAATCGTTCATAGGAACATTCAAAAATGTGGTTATGATTCAAATCTGGATTGCTTTAATTATCATTGTCATTCTAAAAGCTCAATCAAAATTTGACTGGTATTTATCCAATTGATAGCTTTTGTACGTTTGAATCTTTTCGTTAAAATTGACTTACAAAAATGACTAGATAAACCATTTGAAGAACACCTGGAGCCTGCCCCGGAAAACATACAGTTTTTTTTGAAAAATGACCATTTCAAAGGCTAAACTCAATGAAATGATCGAATTTGATATGCCGCAATTTCATTTAGAAAAGGATTGATTTAAAACCAAAGAAAGAGGAAAAAAGTAAATAATACAAATCAATTTTAACATTTATAAAGTATTTTATACATTTGCCCGAAAATTAAAAAAAAATATTCCCTTGCTTATAAAAAACGACTTTATATTCAAATTATGTAGTGGCTTTTTTTATTAAATATCAAAGTTTAAAACTAATTACAATTGAAGTTTGTTGATAGTATCAGTGCTAAACTTACACTTAGTAGGTATCGATTGGGCAAATGGCCCTTATGTTATGGAAACAGCTATTAACGTAACTGGAGGAATCAATTATTCGGTAATGGGAGCCAATCAGATTTCTAAAAATAGTTTATTAATTAAAGGAATTCCTCAATACCAGTTGACACTAAGAGAGAGGAAGAAATTATTGTAATGGTATCGGAAGGTTTTCGACATAAAGAAATTTAATAAAGTGAGATATTAAAAAAGGAAAGTCAATATTTAAAATTAATGTAAAACTACATATTCTTATGAATTCTAAATTTTTCAAATTGTTCTTGGTTATGTTTTTAACCCAAATATTCATAACAAACAATTTAAAAGCGCAAGAGCTACTATTTGACAATGGTCCTTTTACAACAAATACTGGTGTTGGTTTTGGTGGTTCAGATGTTTCTGTACTGCAAAACGTTACATTAGGATATGGCACAGTAGGATTCTCAATAAACAACACAGGTAATTTCCGTTTAACTGATCAATTTACTAATGCTGCGCCATGGTATTTAGATTATGTTGATGTTTTTGCTTACCAAACTGGAAGTTCGGTTTCATCCACGTTTACAAGTGGTGTTGTTAAAATTTGGAATAGTGACCCTAGCAGTGGAACAGCTATATCAGAATTTGGTGATTTTACCACTAATCGAATGATTTTGACTGATTTTACAAATTGCTATCGAGTTCAAGAAGACGCTAGTTTGCTCACAAATAATCGTCCGATAATGAGAATACGGATTTCGATTGGCGCCATAATTCAACCTGGAACACATTGGATTGAATGGGCGTTAACAGGCACATTGGCTTCTGGACCATTTGCTCCGCCAATTAGTATTTTGGGCACTGGTAATACAGGAGATGCAAAGCAGTTTAGTGCAACCGGATATACAAACACCATAAATAATGGCGCATACCAAGCAGGAATACCATTCAAACTTTTTGGAACTCAATTTGTATCCTATTCACCTAGTCCCAATGCTATTTGTCCTGGAAGTAATGTGACAGTTAATTTTTTAGATCCCGTAATACGAAATACAGGGAATTCCTATAAATTAGAATTATCAGATGTAAACGGAAATTTTCCTGGGACAGTTTTAACGACTACTGTCGTAAGTTCGAGTCAATTATCAGCTGTAATTCCAATATCTACCGTTGGAAGTGCTAACTACAAGATCAGAACTGTTGCCTCCAGCCCAAGTGAAAATAGTTCCCCTTCAGATTTTCTGAATGTCTACACGCCGCCAAACGCTGTCGTAACATCTCAAACAGATGTTTCATGTAATGGAGGATCGAACGGAACTGCTTCAGTATCTGCTTCAGGTGGTACTGGTGGATATACCTATTCTTGGTCTCCTTCCGGTGGAACAGCTGCTACAGCAACCGGATTAAGTGCAGGAACCTATACGGTAACAGTAACCGATGCTAACGGATGTAAGGCTACTCAAAACTTTACCATTACAGAGCCTACAGCTCTATCAGCTACTGCAGCTTCACAAACCAATGTTTCTTGTAATGGTGGTTCTAACGGAGCGGCTTCAATTAATACCCCAACAGGAGGTGCAGGTGGATATACCTATAACTGGACGCCGGGTAACCCAACTGGTGATGGTACAACTTCGGTAACTGGACTAACTCCTGGTACATGGACCTGTACTGTAACTGATGCAAATAATTGTACTGCAGCGGTTAACTTTACCATTACGCAGCCTACGGCTTTAACAGCTACTGCCGCTTCACAAACCAATGTTTCTTGTAATGGTGGTTCTAACGGAGCGGCTTCAATCAACACACCAACTGGTGGAGCGGGTGGATATACCTATAACTGGACGCCGGGTAACCCAACTGGTGATGGTACAACTTCGGTAACTGGACTAACTTCTGGTACATGGACTTGTACCGTAACTGATGCTAATAATTGTACTACAGCAGTTAACTTTACCATTACGCAGCCAACGGCTTTAACAGCTACTGCCGCTTCACAAACAAATGTTTCTTGTAATGGTGGTTCTAACGGAGCGGCTTCAATCAACACACCAACTGGTGGAGCGGGCGGATATACTTATAACTGGACGCCGGGTAACCCAACTGGTGATGGTACAACTTCGGTAACTGGGCTAACTCCTGGTACGTGGACCTGTACCGTAACTGATGCAAATAATTGTACTGCAGCAGTTAACTTTACCATTACGCAGCCAACGGCTTTAACAGCTACTGCCGCTTCACAAACAAATGTTTCTTGTAATGGTGGTTCTAACGGAGCGGCTTCAATCAACACACCAACTGGTGGAGCGGGCGGATATACTTATAACTGGACGCCGGGTAACCCAACTGGTGATGGTACAACTTCGGTAACTGGGCTAACTCCTGGTACGTGGACCTGTACCGTAACTGATGCAAATAATTGTACTGCAGCAGTTAACTTCACAATTACAGAGCCTACAGCTCTAGCAGCTACTGCCGCTTCACAAACCAATGTTTCTTGTAATGGTGGTTCTAACGGAGCGGCTTCAATCAACACACCAACTGGTGGAGCGGGTGGATATACCTATAACTGGACTCCGGGTAACCCAACTGGTGATGGTACAACTTCGGTAACTGGACTAACCCCTGGTACGTGGACCTGTACCGTAACTGATGCAAATAATTGT
The Flavobacterium flavigenum genome window above contains:
- the istB gene encoding IS21-like element helper ATPase IstB, producing MNESTVTKMKQMKLYGMFNAFKTAIESGKTDHYTLDQFVSMIIDAEWDERYNRRIERSITNAKFHYKSNIESINFDVSRNLDRNMVLRLAECEFIEKNENILITGSTGVGKSYLGTALGYQACIQGFKVSYFNTSKLFARLKMAKADGTYLRELTKIQRQDVIILDDFGLQALDSHNRITLLEIIEDRHNNGSIIVTSQIPVQGWYDIIGEKTIADAILDRLIHQSHRLELHGESMRKKRGINKE
- a CDS encoding NB-ARC domain-containing protein; amino-acid sequence: MSLEAKVLHTYDFSMGFNYNIVPSIDRKQYITELEELLNDNQVVFLKGEEGSGKTIICQEFVKKFDKITFSVFFNPHNKMDYSVNYFLENIINQVGFKLDEIDNDELNIDRYRTLLTKLRKNYKGKKIYFVIDGLSDSVGLLKEIEELLFLGQTEFRYIITGDDAIFKKEIKGLSKINLSTSIKVVGISINDIKYYLNVSEISQREEDDIFKITRGLPSRLFLIKRQLEKNISLSKIMESENYKEWINIELEKIDLSNDTIAKILSLLSLSPNKISLEDISFIMEIDKEQISQILSNIDFVKCEGNNLSFISDSYKISISEKFNNNLDWVENGLIKLLNKTSDLDKKIELIKLLFDRKRWTDIHSEMTDELLINSFRHTGNLNKINSIINIGNNASNQLKLQNNLVHLSIKGSFFNYLQNNLELLSDVTTKLAFKDYDGALNIANKSVINVERLKLYCLIAKKQKLDNNIIEEILLSDIEDLFENSDFSNSGDDIYDIVSDLLYIDPSMALKILDNKEIDSSNINDLIVAKLSMMSLNNEVDNDKKESANEKLEKFNNIKSRKIARALGYILSNFSLDKILNEIDKIDDSIEKIKLTRLYLENIKTATEGLEKLIDKTFDILLSSNVNNLINLEILILLSSKILLVKSIDDKKNLLKKLNSIDQLIIDKGLFINKIRYKINIFNIKLSEAPDKSFEILDEIISEIETEEDLLIKAESLSLVYKSLFKCNSPILKNLRSKNYNILNITVDSLIQCTANQKLVFTNVIKNISSVDLHFAVDISKRLNNSVSRDFCLLTGIENSIDNVDVKFINIENLISHLNLFNEIYFKSWAVSLIFEKFAEEDSLKNHFLIKIKEIYFSIEKELNSDSSLVYLNILLFKIFKKNIQTNRKDFTATKDRLKVLINAFSQDWTRYEIVNTICAELAEFDIHFTTEIYSQIKNIKDSDVFYSELYCKSYHYNLEYLIFSLESLIEKKVNIEQYIDNIIIAINKIPSDLARLDYFSKLGFIFHLHNHNDLSCKFRLY
- a CDS encoding helix-turn-helix domain-containing protein; amino-acid sequence: MEQKIHQGRNVKRFREMLNIKQEALAYDLGEDWNQKKISMLEQKDVIEDNLLKQISAVLKIPVEAFQNFDEEQAVNVIANTYSFQDFKDNAVASGFSYQPSFNPVDKIVQLYDEKIALYERMLKEKDEMMTRLEKLINK